Proteins found in one Pelmatolapia mariae isolate MD_Pm_ZW linkage group LG7, Pm_UMD_F_2, whole genome shotgun sequence genomic segment:
- the dapk2b gene encoding death-associated protein kinase 2, whose amino-acid sequence MRTPGMAVFKQENVEDFYEIGETLGSGQFAIVKRCIEKSTGNKYAAKFIKKRLSGASRRGVKREEIAREVDILQQLQHPNIVALHDVYENRTDVVLILELVSGGELFDFLAQKESLSEEEATQFIKQVLHGVQYLHSKKIAHFDLKPENIMLLDRDATLPRIKIIDFGLAHKIQDGTDFKNIFGTPEFVAPEIVNYEQLGLEADMWSIGVITYILLSGASPFLGDTKQETLANISAVNYEFDEEFFSSTSELAKNFIRGLLEKETRKRMTIQDALNHPWIKPLNPRQALVKRLSVVNLENFKRQYARRRWKLSFRIVALCNHLTRIMKNHKIEKLPEEDGRNCESDQEEETMKRRPRTRKRSSTS is encoded by the exons ATGAGGACGCCCGGCATGGCGGTATTCAAGCAAGAGAACGTGGAGGATTTTTATGAAATTGGAGAAACACTGGGAAG TGGGCAGTTTGCGATTGTCAAGCGATGCATAGAGAAGAGCACAGGCAATAAGTACGCGGCCAAGTTCATCAAGAAGCGCCTGAGTGGGGCCAGCAGACGGGGTGTGAAAAGAGAGGAGATTGCGAGGGAAGTGGACATCCTGCAGCAGCTCCAGCATCCCAACATTGTAGCGCTCCACGATGTTTACGAGAACCGCACAGATGTTGTGCTTATCCTCGAACT GGTCTCTGGAGGAGAGCTGTTTGACTTCTTAGCTCAAAAGGAGAGCCTCAGTGAGGAGGAGGCCACTCAGTTTATCAAGCAGGTCCTACATGGAGTGCAGTACCTCCACTCCAAGAAGATTGCACATTTTGATCTAAAG CCTGAAAATATAATGCTGCTGGACAGGGATGCCACCTTACCCCGCATCAAAATAATAGACTTTGGACTAGCACACAAAATACAAGATGGGACagatttcaaaaacatttttggcaCCCCTGAATTTGTTg CTCCAGAGATAGTCAACTATGAGCAACTGGGCTTGGAAGCAGACATGTG GAGCATCGGAGTCATCACATATATACT TTTGAGCGGCGCGTCACCTTTCCTCGGTGACACAAAGCAGGAAACGTTAGCAAACATCTCAGCGGTGAACTACGAATTTGATGAAGAGTTCTTCAGCAGTACCAGTGAGCTGGCCAAGAACTTTATCAGAGGGCTCCTGGAAAAGGAAACGAg aaaacGGATGACAATACAAGATGCACTGAATCATCCTTGGATTAAG cCTCTGAACCCCAGACAGGCCTTGGTGAAGAGACTATCAGTGGTCAACTTGGAGAACTTCAAGAGACAGTATGCTCGACGCAGGTGGAAG CTGTCATTCAGAATTGTGGCTCTGTGCAACCACCTAACACGAATCATGAAGAACCATAAGATTGAGAAGCTGCCTGAGGAGGATGGG
- the LOC135933288 gene encoding death-associated protein kinase 3-like: MEEDSAASEKKAKQLKTKLLKEYTIQSHSSMSQNNTYANFERFAHVVEDIGLMETGLSEVAEAYHTLQGDIEALLSIYNDKEAWYKEERDTAKKQLSQDCHEFRKVEATRKLVQEDMKAVDVCLESISKRYNHRQGQLDALRQELNSELQWLQDLMGSLHSEGTNGSIHNRSLSTHVKKALEDLLHLTCEGEVCSEAEQPLTESG, translated from the coding sequence ATGGAGGAGGACAGCGCTGCCTCTGAGAAGAAAGCAAAGCAGTTGAAGACAAAACTACTTAAAGAGTACACTATCCAGTCTCACTCCAGCATGTCCCAAAACAACACATATGCCAACTTTGAGCGTTTTGCCCATGTGGTGGAAGACATCGGATTAATGGAGACGGGATTGTCCGAGGTGGCGGAAGCTTACCACACCCTACAGGGTGACATAGAAGCACTGCTCTCCATTTACAATGACAAGGAAGCTTGGTACAAGGAGGAGCGGGACACCGCAAAGAAACAGCTCTCGCAAGACTGCCACGAGTTTCGCAAAGTGGAGGCCACCAGGAAGCTGGTGCAAGAAGACATGAAGGCAGTAGATGTTTGTCTGGAGAGCATCAGCAAGAGGTACAACCACAGGCAGGGCCAACTGGATGCTCTGAGGCAGGAGCTGAACTCTGAGCTCCAGTGGCTCCAGGATCTGATGGGCTCTTTGCATTCTGAGGGAACCAATGGTAGCATCCATAACAGAAGTCTGAGCACACATGTAAAGAAAGCACTGGAGGACCTGCTGCATCTGACTTGTGAAGGAGAAGTCTGCTCTGAGGCTGAACAGCCCCTCACTGAGTCTGGCTGA
- the tbc1d2b gene encoding TBC1 domain family member 2B, whose product MHEEEDGSEAHSCTASRFVNSRSVDVADIEGAKEQASKLCGYLNKLSGKGPLRGYKPKWFVYDPRKCYLYYFKSPQDALPLGHIEICDACFSYDLDGEEGQFEIRTADKEFLLKAPSKQVMHYWLQQLQQKRWEYSNMRGTGQRDSWSSPTLAYPHTGLVGKDNDAFSFEKPCETMEKVRSDFSMDDETEGAGMVGAQTARGPSTNPLNFSLKNFGTELRNSMSHLRGGRRSVFYTSNSPSEEWELVDPPKDFTEQKHHPDTHRHSFGSAFTFDFVRNPSRPKKLLLGSGKLGRSAESSPVECNGSKSLEMQLRLQSQQQQEELSRLQQEEAKLKEELATQKELVRLLQQTLRTSQSERPAGCRPAPSPDSSAASDQARTSVPTQEEVAQLEDLLKERDGQIQSMCGHMERLALEKESLQKELKSLKLKVGEINDQLGMMMETIQAKDEIIMKLSQENSEHSGNANDAGSPIPHKELQELSILKDSLQGYKSQNKFLNKEILELTVLRRNAESREKALEAKCTALEAKLCQVESKYLVLLQEVKNPVCSSSEQSPAREVISRLLEDALQGENTDQQEHTIFKPNTVSEYDVYGFKTVPEEEEEEEKLIAKVRALELKSLSMTDQEVSVGVKWENFLASTMNRDLVHSPELKALIRCGVPHGHRSKVWRWCVSFHVKKFRDHLPPDYYDTLLNVAREKPNPASKQIELDLLRTLPNNKHYASPSAGGIQKLRNVLLAFSWRNPDIGYCQGLNRLAAIALLYLDQEDAFWTLIAIVEVFMPRDYYTKTLLGSQVDQRVFKDLMSEKLPRLHAHFEQHKVDFSLITFNWFLVVFVDSVVSDILFKIWDAFLFEGPKIIFRFALALFKYKEEEFLKLQDSTAIFKYLRYFTRTILDSRKLMSIAFVDMNPFPMRQIHNRRAFHLEKVRLELTELEAIRQTFLRERETSQDRRSFVSDDEEEN is encoded by the exons ATGCACgaagaggaggatggcagcgaGGCGCACTCCTGCACGGCTTCGCGATTCGTGAACTCCAGGTCCGTGGATGTGGCCGACATCGAGGGAGCGAAGGAGCAGGCCTCCAAACTGTGCGGCTACTTGAACAAACTGTCCGGCAAGGGGCCCTTGAGGGGGTACAAGCCGAAGTGGTTTGTGTATGATCCGAGGAAATGCTATTTGTATTACTTCAAGTCTCCCCAGGATGCCCTGCCGCTCGGACACATCGAAATATGCGATGCGTGTTTCAGCTACGATTTGGACGGGGAAGAGGGTCAGTTTGAGATCCGCACGGCCGACAAAGAGTTTCTACTTAAG GCTCCCAGTAAGCAGGTGATGCACTACTGGCTGCAGCAGTTGCAGCAGAAACGTTGGGAGTACAGTAACATGCGAGGCACTGGTCAGAGAGACAGCTGGAGCTCCCCCACGCTGGCCTATCCTCACACCGGCCTTGTAGGCAAAGATAACG atgctTTCAGCTTTGAGAAGCCATGTGAAACCATGGAGAAGGTCCGCAGTGATTTTTCCATGGACGACGAAACAGAGGGCGCTGGAATGGTGGGAGCCCAGACAGCCAGAGGGCCCTCCACGAACCCCCTCAATTTCTCCCTGAAAAACTTTGGCACGGAGCTCAG GAACTCCATGTCTCACCTGCGTGGGGGACGACGCAGCGTGTTTTACACCAGCAACAGTCCCTCGGAGGAATGGGAGCTCGTGGATCCGCCAAAGGACTTTACTGAACAGAAACATCATCCAGACACGCACAGAC ATTCCTTTGGGTCGGCGTTTACCTTTGATTTTGTGCGCAACCCCTCGCGGCCTAAGAAGCTTTTGCTGGGATCTGGAAAGTTAGGCCGCAGTGCCGAAAGCTCGCCGGTGGAATGTAACGGCAGCAAGTCTTTGGAAATGCAGCTTCGCCtccagagccagcagcagcaggaagaaCTGAGTCGCTTGCAGCAGGAAGAGGCTAAACTCAAGGAAGAGCTGGCCACCCAGAAG GAGCTGGTAAGGCTACTGCAGCAGACTTTAAGGACCTCCCAGAGCGAAAGGCCCGCCGGGTGCCGTCCAGCCCCGTCTCCAGATTCGTCAGCAGCCTCAGACCAGGCCCGAACTTCAGTACCAACTCAGGAAGAAGTTGCACAGCTGGAGGATCTGCTTAAGGAACGAGATGGTCAGATTCAGTCCATGTGCGGTCACATGGAGCGTCTCGCTCTGGAGAAGGAGAGTCTGCAAAAAGAGCTGAAGAGCCTGAAACTTAAGGTGGGGGAGATAAACGACCAGCTTGGAATGATGATGGAGACCATCCAGGCGAAGGACGAGATCATCATGAAGCTGTCACAGGAAAACTCTGAGCACAGCGGAAATGCAAACGACGCTGGATCACCAATACCTCACAAAGAGCTGCAGGAGCTGAGCATCCTCAAG GACAGTCTTCAAGGCTACAAATCCCAGAACAAGTTCCTGAACAAAGAGATCCTGGAGCTGACGGTGTTACGCAGAAATGCAGAGAGTCGAGAAAAGGCTTTAGAAGCAAAG TGTACGGCGCTTGAGGCCAAGCTGTGTCAGGTGGAGAGTAAGTACTTGGTTCTGCTTCAAGAGGTGAAGAACCCGGTATGTTCGTCTTCAGAGCAGAGCCCAGCCCGGGAGGTCATCTCCAGATTGTTAGAAGATGCACTGCAGGGCGAGAACACGGACCAGCAGGAGCACACGATCTTCAAACCAAACACTGTCAG CGAGTATGACGTGTACGGCTTCAAGACCGTCcccgaggaggaggaagaggaggagaagctgATCGCAAAGGTGAGGGCCTTGGAGCTGAAGTCCCTGTCCATGACGGATCAGGAGGTTTCCGTCGGGGTCAAGTGGGAGAACTTTCTGGCCAGCACCATGAACAGAGACCTGGTTCACTCCCCTGAGCTAAAGGCCCTGATTCGTTGCGGCGTGCCACATGGGCACCGCTCCAAGGTGTGGCGCTGGTGTGTTTCTTTCCACGTGAAGAAGTTTCGAGACCACTTGCCCCCAGACTATTATGACACCTTATTAAACGTAGCAAGGGAGAAGCCCAACCCGGCCTCGAAGCAGATCGAGTTGGACTTGCTGCGTACTTTGCCCAACAACAAGCACTATGCCTCTCCGAGTGCAGGTGGCATCCAAAAACTCAGGAACGTCCTGCTGGCTTTCTCATGGAGGAATCCAGATATCGGCTACTGTCAAGGACTGAACAG GCTGGCAGCAATTGCCTTGCTCTATTTAGATCAAGAGGATGCTTTTTGGACCCTTATAGCTATTGTGGAGGTCTTCATGCCAAGAGACTATTACACCAAGACTCTCCTTGGCTCAcag GTTGACCAGCGTGTATTCAAGGATCTGATGAGCGAGAAGCTACCGCGGCTACACGCCCACTTTGAGCAGCACAAAGTCGATTTTTCCCTCATTACGTTTAACTGGTTCCTGGTGGTGTTTGTGGACAGTGTGGTGAGCGACATCCTCTTCAAGATCTGGGATGCGTTTCTGTTTGAAGGACCAAAG ATCATATTCCGCTTTGCTCTTGCGCTCTTCAAGTACAAAGAAGAGGAGTTTTTGAAGTTGCAGGACTCCACGGCCATCTTCAAATATCTCAGATATTTCACACGCACAATCCTGGATTCAAG GAAGCTGATGAGCATTGCCTTTGTGGACATGAACCCATTCCCCATGAGGCAAATCCACAATCGGCGCGCCTTCCACCTGGAGAAAGTCCGTCTCGAGCTGACGGAGCTGGAAGCGATCCGACAGACCTTCCTCAGGGAGCGAGAGACGAGTCAGGATAGAAGGAGCTTTGTCAGCGATGACGAGGAGGAAAACTGA
- the LOC134631830 gene encoding SH2 domain-containing protein 7-like: MRMEQRDTTGDPNADGTEVRLRELTSKWFIETQVPLMVSNGLLPAWFLGFITRRDAEEILKERELGCFLIRLSEKAIGYILSYRGRDRCRHFVINQNEMGQFVVYGDTEVHDTVPSLVDYYKTSPIEPYGEYLTNSCFEALDENLYDVIQISPKEKPVAAVSAVKNRQRKQTNLSLDEQPKRPPKGNRTHEEGPPLPRRSRHLDSATINEHDGVLYAQLRKQSPRVTPRDQHMHQDSLPRPNSSSTSKDQINGRCSPPSHPESVYSELSILDSKSRSLPLLDSSSDGEQSYRLNAPPDTPPRLSPRPVRQGNGSSSQSERTDLGSRPSSSHSLDYLSDNAVYHLAGRPGSPHTTSFDTRLSIPEERTDSVYAEVPGEAPADFTYEPIRGHKEPINPKASSNTYEPLEDMRRKQTNSSWGFKNDKWKWLFPENKKKW; encoded by the exons ATGAGGATGGAGCAAAGGGACACAACAGGGGATCCTAATGCAGACGGGACTGAAGTCAGACTCAGAGAGCTGACATCAAAGTGGTTCATAGAGACTCAAGTGCCACTCATGGTCAGCAACGGACTCCTTCCAGCTTGGTTCCTGGGCTTCATCACAAGACG GGATGCTGAAGAAATTCTTAAAGAAAGGGAGCTTGGCTGTTTCCTGATCCGTCTTAGTGAAAAGGCCATCGGGTACATCCTGTCCTATAG AGGCAGGGATCGTTGTCGACACTTTGTGATAAACCAAAATGAAATGGGGCAGTTTGTAGTCTATGGAGACACCGAGGTACACGACACAGTGCCCAGTCTGGTAGATTACTACAAAACAAGCCCCATTGAACCATATGGAGAGTACCTGACAAATTCGTGTTTTGAG GCCCTGGATGAAAACCTATATGATGTTATCCAGATTAGCCCCAAAGAAAAACCTGTTGCCGCTGTCAGCGCTGTGAAGAACAGGCAACGAAAACAGACTAACTTGAGTTTAGATGAGCAGCCTAAACGGCCACCAAAGGGCAACAGGACGCACGAG GAAGGTCCGCCCTTGCCTCGAAGGAGCAGGCACCTAGATAGTGCCACCATCAACGAGCATGACGGGGTTTTGTACGCCCAGCTCAGGAAGCAGTCACCAAGGGTTACACCCAGAGACCAACACATGCATCAGGACAGTTTACCCAGACCTAATTCGAGTTCGACTTCCAAGGATCAAATCAATGGCAGATGTAGTCCTCCGTCACATCCAGAATCCGTTTACTCGGAGCTCAGCATCCTAGACAGCAAAAGCAGGTCTCTGCCACTCCTGGACAGCAGTTCTGACGGGGAGCAGTCTTACAGACTGAACGCACCTCCCGACACCCCTCCGAGACTTTCCCCCAGGCCAGTCAGACAAGGTAACGGCAGCAGCTCCCAGTCAGAGAGGACAGACTTGGGCAGCAGACCAAGCAGCAGCCACAGCCTGGACTACTTGAGTGATAATGCAGTTTATCACCTGGCTGGCAGGCCCGGGAGCCCACACACTACGTCCTTTGACACTAGATTGTCAATACCAGAGGAGCGCACAGATTCTGTGTATGCCGAGGTCCCTGGCGAAGCCCCCGCTGACTTCACATATGAGCCGATTCGCGGCCACAAGGAACCAATCAACCCTAAAGCCAGCAGCAACACTTACGAGCCTCTGGAGGACATGAGACGCAAACAGACCAACTCATCCTGGGGATTTAAG AACGACAAATGGAAGTGGCTCTTCCCTgagaacaagaagaaatggtaa
- the cib2 gene encoding calcium and integrin-binding family member 2, with the protein MGNKQTIFTDEQLDAYQDCTFFTRKEILRLHGRYHELAPHLVPMDYTNEPDCKVPLALIVNMPELKENPFRNRIVESFSEDGMGNLSFNEFVDMFSVLSEMAPRELKAIYAFKIYDFNVDNYLCKEDLEKTLNKLTKEELTPEEVELVCEKTIEEADLDGDHKLSFADFENMISRAPDFLSTFHIRI; encoded by the exons ATGGGTAATAAACAAACGATATTTACCGACGAGCAGCTTGATGCTTATCAG GATTGCACGTTTTTTACTCGTAAAGAAATTCTGCG gCTGCATGGCAGATACCATGAGCTGGCTCCACATCTTGTACCAATGGACTACACCAATGAACCTGATTGTAAAGTCCCATTAGCCTTAATAGTGAACATGCCAGAATTAAAG GAAAATCCATTCCGCAACAGGATCGTGGAGTCATTCTCAGAGGACGGGATGGGAAATCTTAGCTTCAATGAGTTTGTGGACATGTTTTCAGTCCTGAGTGAAATGGCTCCTAGAGAACTCAAGGCCATATATGCCTTTAAAATATACG ATTTCAATGTGGACAATTACCTGTGCAAAGAGGACCTGGAAAAGACTCTGAATAAGCTGACAAAGGAGGAGCTGACTCCTGAAGAAGTTGAGCTGGTGTGTGAGAAAACCATTGAGGAGGCAGATTTGGACGGAGACCACAAACTTTCTTTTGCTGACTTTGAAAATATGATATCCAGGGCCCCGGATTTTTTAAG taCCTTTCATATAAGAATCTGA